One window from the genome of Osmerus mordax isolate fOsmMor3 chromosome 19, fOsmMor3.pri, whole genome shotgun sequence encodes:
- the wdr73 gene encoding WD repeat-containing protein 73, whose translation MNEIDVAAFDETIDDWFIESLKTYKDLHVYQLEHPTRVIEWTAGKTICVAGYSSTKNEILELLLPLKLFADDNQGLCAERDFKVVHGGFTNGPVNCLKHIQGTRCVVTNDGLSNKLQVWDVGGNDSDVIKSSGCIQPTRVSQSGSKIAPGLTGDLHVLHGSQICDLQLTDLTSGSSLYSVEKDIPDVLSSLQFVTGSVFLACTCGGDLFVGDTRTSTVPTPTPAEGRESELWCMAASSGLSSPEQGRHRVARLSSSGLVVLSDLRDLRSCVGRAQLDIQRNIPSHDFMNVSWAPALDNCLSVSGLNGLVEIYDTSTWRPECREPKPLFVHQGHVMSSVSHPSTSPPLVTSHIWHPSRPQTILSAAADGSMHVWDWVDSTAATRS comes from the exons atgaatgaaatagatgttgcAGCCTTTGATGAGACTATTGACGACTGGTTTATCGAGTCTCTGAAAAC CTACAAGGACCTTCATGTGTATCAGCTTGAACACCCAACTAGAGTTATTGAATGGACCGCAGGAAAAA CTATATGTGTCGCTGGATACAGTTCAACCAAGAATGAAATTTTGGAGCTGCTTCTTCCTCTTAAACTGTTTGCAGATGATAATCAG GGTCTTTGTGCAGAGCGAGATTTTAAAGTGGTCCATGGAGGTTTCACAAATGGACCGGTTAATTGCCTTAAACACATTCAAGGAACAAG GTGTGTGGTAACCAATGATGGGCTGAGCAACAAACTGCAGGTGTGGGACGTAGGGGGCAATGACTCAG ATGTCATAAAGAGCTCTGGATGCATCCAGCCCACACGCGTGTCACAGAGCGGCAGCAAGATCGCCCCCGGGTTAACCGGAGACCTCCATGTTCTTCATGGATCTCAGATCTGCGACCTCCAGCTGACCGATCTGACGTCTGGAAGCTCTCTCTACTCTGTGG AAAAAGACATCCCGGATGTGTTAAGCTCCCTGCAGTTTGTGACTGGAAGCGTATTTCTGGCTTGTACCTGTGGGGGGGACCTATTTGTGGGGGACACAAGGACATCTACTGTCCCTACGCCTACgccagcagaggggagagagtcggAGCTGTGGTGCATGGCTGCCTCCTCAGGCCTGTCCTCCCCAGAGCAGGGCCGCCATAGGGTAGCACGGCTGTCCTCGTCCGGCCTGGTTGTGCTGTCCGACTTACGAGACCTGAGAAGCTGTGTGGGTCGGGCTCAACTCGATATCCAGAGGAACATTCCCAGTCATGATTTTATGAACGTGTCATGGGCACCTGCTTTGGACAactgtctttctgtttcag GTTTAAACGGACTAGTGGAGATCTACGACACCTCCACTTGGAGACCCGAGTGCAGGGAACCCAAGCCTCTTTTTGTGCACCAGGGTCATGTGATGTCAAGTGTGTCTCATCCTAGCACCAGCCCTCCTCTGGTCACATCTCACATATGGCATCCCAGCAGGCCTCAGACTATCCTCTCAGCTGCTGCCGATGGCTCCATGCATGTGTGGGACTGGGTCGACAGTACAGCTGCCACCCGATCTTGA
- the defbl2 gene encoding beta-defensin-like 2 — translation MKGLGLFFLVLFLTLSSVEGEDTEMQYWTCGNRGLCRRFCYAQEYIVGHHGCPRRYRCCAMRF, via the exons ATGAAGGGATTGGGCTTGTTTTTCCTTGTGCTGTTCCTCACGCTGTCATCTGTTGAGG GTGAGGATACGGAGATGCAGTACTGGACGTGTGGAAACAGAGGACTCTGCAGACGGTTCTGCTACGCCCAAGAGTATATTGTTGGCCACCATGGTTGTCCACGCAGATACAG GTGCTGTGCAATGCGGTTttag